A portion of the Streptomyces erythrochromogenes genome contains these proteins:
- a CDS encoding serine hydrolase domain-containing protein, translating to MDELAEDRELLPATRRALRHRIAVAQSAGRAPSVVAAVLRGGEVVWEGSRTSVEGHGPDGNVQYRIGSISKTFTAVLVMRLRDEGLLRLEDPLEEHLPGTTVGRVTIAQLLAHTGGLAAETPGEWWERTPGEQRPELADVLGEEPFKLTPGSRHHYSNPGYTLLGSLVEALRGKPWEEVLRAEVLEPLGLDRTSGRPQAPHAGGWAVHPWADVMMPEPLEDLGLMAAAGQLWSTTRDLARFADFLLRGDERVLSTESVREMRRPAAPPEPGLADLGYGLGMQLLAQGARRLVGHSGSLPGFVAGLWLSEADDVAAVVLANCTSGLPAAAVAADLVGIVSDAEPPFPRPWRPFREADQAPLELCGPWYWGTSAQVVRLLADGSLELGPVGGTGRTARFRSEPDGSWTGLSGYYAGETLQAVRREDGSVSHLDLASFVFTREPYDAGAPVPGGVDPQGWRGIG from the coding sequence ATGGATGAGCTTGCCGAGGACCGTGAACTGCTCCCCGCCACCCGGCGTGCGCTGAGGCACCGGATCGCCGTCGCCCAGAGTGCGGGCCGGGCGCCGTCGGTCGTGGCGGCCGTTCTGCGCGGCGGGGAGGTGGTCTGGGAGGGCTCCCGGACCTCCGTCGAGGGGCACGGCCCGGACGGGAACGTGCAGTACCGGATCGGGTCGATCAGCAAGACCTTCACCGCCGTCCTCGTCATGCGGCTGCGGGACGAAGGGCTGCTCAGGCTCGAGGACCCGCTGGAGGAGCACCTCCCGGGAACCACCGTCGGCCGGGTGACCATCGCCCAACTGCTGGCCCACACCGGCGGGCTGGCCGCGGAGACCCCCGGCGAGTGGTGGGAGCGCACCCCCGGCGAGCAGCGGCCCGAGCTCGCCGACGTACTGGGCGAGGAGCCCTTCAAGCTCACCCCGGGCAGCAGGCACCACTACTCCAACCCCGGTTACACACTGCTGGGTTCGCTGGTGGAGGCGCTGCGCGGCAAGCCCTGGGAAGAGGTCCTGAGGGCCGAGGTGCTGGAGCCCCTCGGCCTGGACCGTACGAGCGGACGGCCGCAGGCCCCGCACGCGGGCGGCTGGGCGGTGCACCCGTGGGCCGACGTGATGATGCCCGAGCCGCTCGAGGACCTGGGGCTGATGGCCGCGGCCGGTCAGCTGTGGTCAACGACCCGGGACCTCGCACGGTTCGCCGACTTCCTGCTGCGCGGTGACGAGCGGGTGCTGAGCACGGAGTCCGTACGGGAGATGCGCCGGCCGGCAGCGCCTCCGGAGCCCGGGTTGGCCGATCTCGGCTACGGGCTGGGGATGCAGCTGCTGGCCCAGGGCGCACGCCGGCTGGTGGGCCACAGCGGCTCGCTGCCCGGGTTCGTCGCGGGGCTGTGGCTGAGCGAGGCCGACGACGTGGCGGCGGTCGTGCTGGCCAACTGCACGTCGGGGCTGCCGGCTGCGGCCGTGGCCGCCGACCTCGTCGGGATCGTGTCGGATGCCGAGCCCCCGTTCCCGCGGCCGTGGCGGCCGTTCCGGGAGGCGGATCAGGCGCCTCTCGAGCTGTGCGGCCCCTGGTACTGGGGGACTTCGGCCCAGGTGGTGCGGCTGCTCGCGGACGGCTCGCTGGAGCTGGGGCCGGTCGGCGGGACGGGGCGTACGGCCCGGTTCCGGTCCGAGCCCGACGGCAGCTGGACCGGGCTGTCCGGGTACTACGCAGGCGAGACGCTGCAGGCGGTGCGCCGGGAGGACGGCTCGGTGAGCCACCTCGATCTGGCGTCCTTCGTGTTCACGAGGGAGCCCTACGACGCCGGCGCCCCGGTGCCCGGCGGGGTCGACCCGCAGGGCTGGCGCGGCATCGGCTGA
- a CDS encoding winged helix DNA-binding domain-containing protein, protein MSASLPLISATERRNRLGRRHRLAPSARAATVAEAADAATVFLSARARLAQGGPGAVEQALYEDVRLVRLLSMRNTLFAVSTELAPYVDASTARAIAVKERRTFLKHLAEDGQGLDAAWLARAETAALDTLDASGPLTGSQLSTAVPALRQKITISRGKKYETEQGVATRVIRLLAADGRIRRDRPRGSWTSSQFRWVHTAPWPAVPAAEARAEIARRWLDAYGPATEADLKWWTGWTLTDVRKALAAVGPDQVRLDDGSTALVSPGDTAPEPAPEPWAALLPALDPTGMGWADRGFHLEAAHRPALFDYAGNIGPTVWWNGEIVGGWAQRPDGEIAWRLLCDPGRTAESAITAEASRLAAWVGDARVTPRFRTPLERELVA, encoded by the coding sequence ATGAGCGCCAGTCTCCCCCTCATCAGCGCCACCGAGCGGCGGAACCGGCTCGGCCGACGCCACCGCCTTGCTCCGTCGGCCCGCGCCGCGACGGTCGCGGAAGCCGCCGACGCCGCGACCGTCTTCCTCTCCGCGCGGGCCCGGCTGGCCCAGGGCGGCCCCGGCGCGGTCGAGCAGGCGCTCTACGAGGACGTCCGCCTCGTGCGGCTGCTCAGCATGCGCAACACCCTCTTCGCGGTGTCGACGGAACTCGCCCCGTACGTCGACGCGTCGACCGCCCGTGCCATCGCCGTCAAGGAGCGCCGCACCTTCCTCAAGCACCTCGCCGAGGACGGGCAGGGACTCGACGCCGCGTGGCTGGCCCGGGCGGAGACCGCCGCGCTGGACACCCTCGACGCCAGCGGTCCCCTCACCGGCAGTCAGCTGTCCACCGCCGTGCCCGCCCTGCGCCAGAAGATCACCATCAGCCGTGGCAAGAAGTACGAGACGGAGCAGGGCGTCGCCACCCGGGTCATCCGCCTGCTGGCCGCAGACGGCCGGATCCGCCGGGACCGGCCGCGCGGATCGTGGACCTCCAGCCAGTTCCGCTGGGTCCACACCGCGCCCTGGCCCGCGGTACCGGCCGCGGAGGCCCGCGCGGAGATCGCCCGCCGCTGGCTGGACGCATACGGCCCGGCCACCGAGGCCGACCTCAAGTGGTGGACCGGCTGGACCCTGACGGACGTCCGCAAGGCGCTCGCGGCCGTCGGTCCCGACCAGGTGCGCCTCGATGACGGCAGCACCGCCCTCGTCAGTCCCGGGGACACGGCGCCCGAGCCGGCTCCCGAGCCCTGGGCGGCGCTGCTGCCCGCACTCGACCCCACCGGCATGGGCTGGGCCGACCGGGGGTTCCATCTCGAGGCCGCCCACAGACCAGCCCTGTTCGACTACGCGGGCAACATCGGCCCCACCGTGTGGTGGAACGGCGAGATCGTCGGCGGCTGGGCCCAGCGCCCGGACGGAGAGATCGCCTGGCGGCTGCTGTGCGACCCCGGCCGCACCGCCGAGAGTGCGATCACCGCCGAGGCCTCCCGCCTCGCCGCCTGGGTGGGCGACGCCCGCGTCACCCCGCGCTTCCGCACTCCGCTGGAGCGTGAACTCGTCGCCTGA
- a CDS encoding GNAT family N-acetyltransferase, whose amino-acid sequence MTDTPEPAIRPATEADLPAIVAMLADDPLGATRESPEDLTPYRTALERLSGDPNQHVVVAVRAGRVVGTLQLTIVPGLSRQGATRAIIEGVRVHADERGSGLGTRFIEWAIEKSRAENCTLVQLTSDGTRTDAHRFYERLGFTASHVGFKLQL is encoded by the coding sequence GTGACCGACACCCCCGAGCCGGCGATCCGGCCCGCGACCGAGGCCGATCTGCCCGCCATCGTCGCCATGCTGGCCGATGACCCGCTCGGTGCCACCCGTGAGTCCCCGGAGGACCTCACCCCGTACCGCACGGCCCTGGAACGTCTCTCCGGCGACCCGAACCAGCATGTGGTCGTCGCCGTCCGGGCGGGCCGTGTCGTGGGAACCCTCCAGCTGACGATCGTCCCCGGCCTCTCCCGCCAGGGAGCCACCCGCGCCATCATCGAGGGCGTCCGCGTCCACGCGGACGAGCGCGGCAGCGGGCTGGGCACCCGGTTCATCGAGTGGGCGATCGAGAAGTCCCGTGCCGAGAACTGCACGCTCGTCCAGCTCACGTCGGACGGGACCCGGACCGACGCCCACCGCTTCTACGAACGGCTCGGGTTCACCGCGTCGCACGTCGGGTTCAAGCTCCAGCTCTGA
- a CDS encoding GNAT family N-acetyltransferase translates to MTPPHITDLPIRALTVDDLHRCADLSEDRGWLREDHKWGLLLAAGNGYGVDAPDGRGLAAACVVTRYGSIPAGPGLAAVGMVLVADRYARQGLGRALMTHVCNDALKGVPLTLHATPYGRPLYEELGFKTTGRSEMLVGTFREEGTSDTHGTTLVRRAVAEDLPRILRLDAEVFGADRTHMITRLPAFADQLLVSEDRSGDGTLTGYAAAWPNMHTHVVGPLIARDTDTAKSLVTALARGTDRALRTDVDVRHEDLLAWLKERGLESVAFNAVMARDIPDLPGDWTRRWAPLTVAAG, encoded by the coding sequence GTGACACCACCACACATCACCGATCTGCCGATCCGGGCGCTGACCGTGGACGATCTCCACCGCTGCGCCGACCTGTCCGAAGATCGTGGCTGGCTCCGCGAGGACCACAAGTGGGGACTGCTGCTCGCGGCAGGGAACGGCTACGGCGTCGACGCCCCGGACGGCCGGGGCCTCGCCGCCGCCTGCGTCGTCACCCGGTACGGCAGCATCCCCGCCGGCCCCGGACTCGCCGCCGTCGGCATGGTTCTCGTGGCCGACCGCTATGCCCGTCAGGGTCTGGGGCGCGCCCTGATGACCCATGTCTGCAACGACGCCCTCAAGGGCGTCCCACTCACCCTCCACGCCACGCCCTACGGGCGCCCGCTCTACGAAGAGCTCGGGTTCAAGACCACGGGCCGCTCCGAGATGCTGGTGGGCACCTTCCGGGAGGAAGGCACCTCCGACACGCACGGCACGACTCTGGTCCGGCGGGCGGTCGCAGAGGACCTCCCGCGCATCCTGCGCCTGGACGCCGAGGTCTTCGGCGCCGACCGCACGCACATGATCACGCGGCTGCCCGCCTTCGCCGATCAGCTGCTGGTCTCCGAGGACAGAAGCGGCGACGGCACGCTCACCGGATACGCCGCGGCCTGGCCCAACATGCACACCCATGTCGTCGGCCCGCTGATCGCCCGTGACACCGACACCGCCAAGTCCTTGGTCACCGCCCTCGCCAGAGGCACGGACCGTGCGCTGCGCACCGATGTCGACGTACGGCACGAGGATCTGCTCGCGTGGCTCAAGGAACGCGGGTTGGAGTCCGTCGCCTTCAACGCCGTCATGGCCCGGGACATCCCCGACCTGCCCGGTGACTGGACCCGCCGCTGGGCGCCGCTGACCGTGGCCGCGGGCTGA
- a CDS encoding HAD family hydrolase: MTRLHLFDLDGTLMYGSAAPVEISRQLGLSAEIAKLERSFVAREIGPHQFSVAVHALWAELTPAHVRAAFDGAPWLAGIRDVWQEIRQRGEYCAVVSLSPSFFVELLLEWGAHAAHGSVFPEVPFTRPVEAAGILTPEAKVMVADRLCEQFGVTRGDCVAYGDSGTDIHLFEAVSVSVAVNARPHLAARATHVYEGRDLREVYQLVAVARPGVDAS; the protein is encoded by the coding sequence ATGACGCGCCTGCACCTCTTCGACCTCGACGGAACGCTGATGTACGGCTCGGCCGCTCCGGTGGAGATCTCCCGCCAGCTCGGGCTGAGCGCCGAGATCGCCAAGCTGGAGCGGTCCTTCGTCGCACGCGAGATCGGGCCGCACCAGTTCTCGGTGGCGGTGCACGCACTGTGGGCCGAGCTGACGCCGGCGCACGTCAGGGCGGCGTTCGACGGGGCTCCGTGGCTCGCAGGGATCCGGGACGTCTGGCAGGAGATCCGGCAGCGCGGAGAGTACTGCGCGGTGGTCTCCCTGTCGCCGTCCTTCTTCGTGGAACTGCTGCTGGAGTGGGGCGCTCATGCCGCCCACGGGTCTGTATTCCCGGAAGTGCCGTTCACCCGGCCCGTGGAGGCGGCCGGGATCCTGACCCCCGAGGCCAAGGTCATGGTCGCCGACCGGCTGTGCGAGCAGTTCGGCGTGACGCGGGGCGACTGCGTGGCGTACGGGGATTCGGGGACCGACATCCACCTTTTCGAGGCGGTGTCCGTTTCGGTGGCGGTCAATGCCCGACCGCACCTGGCCGCGCGCGCGACCCATGTCTACGAGGGACGGGATCTGCGGGAGGTATACCAGCTCGTGGCGGTGGCACGCCCGGGAGTTGACGCATCTTAG
- a CDS encoding globin domain-containing protein, with translation MLEARHRMDAPPTRSARREAARIPSEGGTAEPSPDAVLIRRTLAEIAPVADRVTSYFYALVFTGHPEVRGMFPAAMDTQRDRLLKALLTAAEHIDNPEVLAPYLCRLGTGHRKYGTMAGHYPAVGEALVGALARFATQSWGPETEAAWVRAYTAISQIMIDAAAEDEVKAPAWWHAEVVSHDLRTPDIAVLTVRPDQPYAFLAGQYASLETPWWPRVWRHYSFASAPRADGLLSFHVKAVPAGWVSNALVRHARPGDVLRLGPPAGSMVVDHTTDNGMLCLGGGTGIAPIKALIEDVAGHGERRPVEVFFGARSDSDLYDKDTLLGLQRSHPWLSVRPVVGDGLAGQLPHAVGEHGPWSSYDAFISGPPAMIRSGVDELLRIGIPGERIRHDAVEELAGIAG, from the coding sequence ATGCTCGAAGCGAGGCACCGCATGGACGCTCCGCCCACCAGATCGGCCAGACGCGAAGCGGCCCGGATACCCTCCGAGGGCGGTACGGCCGAGCCCTCACCGGATGCCGTACTCATCCGCCGGACCCTCGCGGAGATCGCCCCGGTCGCCGACAGGGTGACCTCGTACTTCTACGCTCTGGTCTTCACCGGGCACCCGGAAGTACGGGGGATGTTCCCGGCGGCCATGGACACGCAGCGCGACCGGCTGCTGAAGGCGCTCCTGACGGCCGCCGAGCACATCGACAACCCCGAAGTACTCGCCCCCTACCTCTGCCGACTCGGCACCGGGCACCGCAAATACGGCACCATGGCCGGTCACTACCCCGCGGTCGGCGAGGCCCTCGTCGGGGCGCTGGCCCGGTTCGCCACGCAGAGCTGGGGGCCGGAGACCGAGGCCGCGTGGGTGCGGGCGTACACCGCGATCTCCCAGATCATGATCGACGCCGCGGCTGAGGACGAGGTGAAGGCCCCCGCGTGGTGGCACGCGGAGGTGGTCTCCCACGACCTGCGCACCCCGGACATCGCCGTGCTGACCGTCCGCCCCGACCAGCCCTACGCCTTCCTGGCCGGCCAGTACGCGAGCCTGGAGACCCCGTGGTGGCCGCGGGTGTGGCGGCACTACTCCTTCGCCTCGGCTCCCCGGGCCGATGGGCTGCTCTCCTTCCACGTCAAGGCCGTCCCCGCGGGCTGGGTCTCCAACGCACTGGTGCGCCACGCCCGCCCCGGGGACGTGCTGCGCCTGGGGCCGCCGGCCGGGTCCATGGTGGTGGACCACACCACGGACAACGGGATGCTGTGCCTGGGCGGGGGCACCGGTATCGCCCCGATCAAGGCGCTGATCGAGGATGTGGCCGGACACGGGGAGCGACGCCCGGTGGAGGTGTTCTTCGGGGCGCGCAGCGACAGCGACCTCTACGACAAGGACACCCTGCTGGGGCTGCAGCGTTCGCACCCGTGGCTGTCGGTCCGGCCGGTGGTCGGAGACGGGCTGGCCGGACAGCTGCCGCACGCCGTGGGTGAGCACGGGCCGTGGAGCTCGTACGACGCGTTCATCTCCGGCCCGCCCGCGATGATCCGCAGCGGGGTCGACGAGCTGCTGCGCATCGGCATTCCAGGCGAACGGATTCGGCACGACGCGGTCGAGGAACTGGCGGGCATCGCCGGGTGA
- a CDS encoding NUDIX domain-containing protein, protein MTERPVVKRTARAILLDGDDLILIKRTKPGVDPYWLTPGGGVESSDATVVDALHREVHEELGAKITDVVPCFVDTVEHIAGGGVTGVKVQHFFVCRLESMDPSLRHGPEVDEPEGEYEIVRVPFSRVGIAAVHLVPLSLRHYLDGNIEGVRAMHAPDLG, encoded by the coding sequence ATGACCGAACGTCCCGTGGTCAAACGCACCGCTCGCGCGATCCTGCTCGACGGTGACGACCTGATCCTCATCAAGCGCACCAAGCCCGGCGTCGACCCGTACTGGCTCACCCCCGGCGGGGGAGTGGAGTCCTCGGACGCCACCGTCGTCGACGCCCTCCACCGAGAGGTCCACGAAGAACTCGGCGCGAAGATCACCGATGTCGTGCCCTGTTTCGTCGACACCGTCGAGCACATCGCTGGCGGCGGGGTGACCGGCGTGAAGGTGCAGCACTTCTTCGTCTGCCGCCTCGAATCGATGGACCCCAGCCTCCGGCACGGCCCCGAGGTCGACGAGCCGGAGGGCGAGTACGAGATCGTCCGCGTGCCCTTCAGCCGGGTGGGCATTGCCGCGGTCCACCTCGTCCCGCTGTCCCTACGGCACTACCTGGACGGCAATATCGAGGGCGTGCGCGCCATGCACGCGCCCGACCTGGGCTGA
- a CDS encoding LysR family transcriptional regulator, with product MDLALLRTFVTVHRAGSFTRAAALLGLSQPAVTSQIRTLERQLGRPLFHRRARGVTPTAVGDELAHKAAPHLDALLRIAEAEREDAAGLRSLHVAGPPEFLSLRVLPALAPLVGQGHTLRATLQSDAASVLDGLAAGHHDLVVTTAHPRGGPFTATALCDEEHVLVAAPYWAALVDTDRLRDDGPAALEGIPLVEVHETLPLVTRYWSAVFDTLPDARSLAATVVAPDLRAVLECVLAGAGLAVLPRYLCQEALDSGRITAVAEPAVPPLRTWFLVLRTGSPSLAHLARARERLLDAAVHW from the coding sequence ATGGATCTGGCCCTGCTGCGCACCTTCGTCACCGTGCACCGGGCGGGCTCGTTCACGCGCGCCGCCGCCCTCCTCGGGCTGTCCCAGCCCGCCGTGACCTCGCAGATCCGCACCCTGGAGCGCCAGTTGGGGCGGCCCCTCTTCCACCGCCGGGCCCGCGGGGTCACTCCCACCGCCGTCGGCGACGAGCTCGCCCACAAGGCCGCCCCGCACCTCGACGCCCTGCTCCGGATCGCCGAGGCCGAGCGGGAGGACGCGGCCGGTCTGCGGTCCCTCCATGTCGCCGGGCCGCCCGAGTTCCTGTCGCTGCGGGTACTTCCCGCCCTCGCGCCGCTCGTCGGCCAGGGCCACACCTTGCGCGCCACCCTGCAGAGCGACGCCGCGAGCGTCCTCGACGGGCTCGCCGCCGGCCACCACGACCTCGTCGTCACCACCGCACACCCCCGCGGCGGGCCCTTCACGGCCACCGCCCTGTGCGACGAGGAGCACGTCCTGGTCGCCGCGCCCTACTGGGCCGCCCTCGTCGACACGGACCGGCTGCGCGACGACGGCCCTGCGGCCCTGGAGGGCATCCCGCTCGTCGAGGTCCACGAGACCCTGCCGCTCGTCACCCGGTACTGGAGCGCCGTCTTCGACACCCTGCCGGACGCCAGGTCCCTCGCCGCCACCGTGGTCGCGCCCGACCTGCGCGCCGTACTGGAATGCGTCCTCGCGGGCGCGGGGCTCGCCGTCCTGCCCCGCTACCTGTGCCAGGAAGCCCTCGACAGCGGCCGGATCACCGCCGTGGCGGAGCCTGCCGTACCACCGCTGCGCACCTGGTTCCTGGTCCTGCGGACGGGGAGCCCCTCCCTCGCCCATCTCGCCCGGGCCCGTGAACGGCTGCTGGACGCGGCCGTGCACTGGTGA
- a CDS encoding cystathionine gamma-lyase, protein MIGDGTRAVRAGLPEAVKNEPPLPGPVFAAHFHLPGDVEGPYSYGRDTNPTWTLLERAIGELEAPGQDVHTVVFASGMAAVSAVLLSQTRTGDTVVLPDDGYQALPLLREQLEAYGIHVRTAPTGADAQLGVLAGARMLWIETPSNPGLDVCDVRRLAEAAHGGGTLVAVDNTLATPLGQRPLELGADFSVASGTKGLTGHGDLLLGYVVCRDPELAARVRGWRKIVGAIPGPMEAWLAHRSLATIQLRAQRQWANALAVAEALVDRRDVSGVRYPGLTTDLSHKTAARQMRGFGSVVSFTLPDRAHAERFMAALHLVEDATSFGGVRSTAERRGRWGGDAVPEGFIRFSAGAEDTEDLVADVLRALDRALDPAGHDR, encoded by the coding sequence ATGATCGGCGACGGCACCCGCGCCGTGCGCGCCGGTCTGCCCGAAGCCGTCAAGAACGAACCGCCCCTGCCGGGGCCGGTCTTCGCCGCCCACTTCCACCTTCCGGGAGACGTCGAGGGCCCGTACTCCTACGGCCGCGACACCAACCCGACCTGGACCCTGCTGGAACGGGCGATCGGAGAGCTGGAGGCCCCCGGCCAGGACGTGCACACCGTCGTCTTCGCCTCCGGCATGGCGGCGGTCTCCGCCGTCCTCCTCTCCCAGACCCGCACCGGCGACACCGTCGTCCTGCCCGACGACGGCTACCAGGCGCTGCCCCTGCTGCGCGAGCAGCTGGAGGCGTACGGGATCCACGTGCGCACCGCGCCCACCGGCGCGGACGCCCAGCTCGGGGTCCTCGCCGGGGCCCGGATGCTGTGGATCGAGACGCCGTCCAATCCCGGGCTCGACGTGTGCGACGTACGCCGCCTCGCGGAGGCCGCCCACGGAGGCGGGACCCTGGTCGCCGTGGACAACACCCTCGCCACCCCGCTCGGGCAGCGGCCCCTGGAGCTGGGCGCGGACTTCTCCGTGGCGAGCGGCACCAAGGGCCTCACCGGCCACGGCGACCTGCTGCTCGGGTACGTCGTGTGCCGCGACCCGGAACTCGCGGCCCGCGTCCGGGGGTGGCGCAAGATCGTCGGCGCGATCCCCGGTCCCATGGAGGCCTGGCTCGCCCACCGTTCGCTGGCAACGATCCAGCTGCGCGCGCAGCGCCAGTGGGCCAACGCCCTGGCCGTCGCGGAGGCCCTGGTCGACCGCCGCGACGTGAGCGGGGTGCGCTACCCGGGGCTGACCACGGATCTCTCCCACAAGACGGCCGCCCGCCAGATGCGGGGCTTCGGCTCGGTGGTCTCCTTCACCCTGCCCGACCGGGCGCACGCGGAACGGTTCATGGCCGCCCTGCACCTGGTCGAGGACGCCACGAGTTTCGGTGGCGTACGGTCCACCGCCGAGCGGCGCGGACGGTGGGGCGGCGATGCCGTGCCCGAGGGCTTCATCCGCTTCTCAGCCGGGGCCGAGGACACCGAGGACCTGGTCGCGGACGTCCTGCGGGCACTCGACCGTGCCCTCGACCCGGCCGGTCACGACCGCTGA
- a CDS encoding low molecular weight protein-tyrosine-phosphatase, with protein sequence MYRVCFVCTGNICRSPMAESVFRAHVERAGLDALVEVDSAGTGGWHEGDGADPRTASVLEAAGYAQDHRARQFRSSWFSRLDLVIALDSGHLRDLRALAPTPQDAAKVRLLRSYDPAAPAGQHDVPDPYYGSLDGFEECLELVEAASPGLLDAVREAMKEHTT encoded by the coding sequence ATGTACCGCGTCTGCTTCGTCTGCACGGGCAACATATGCCGCTCCCCCATGGCCGAGTCCGTCTTCCGCGCCCATGTGGAACGGGCCGGACTCGACGCCCTCGTCGAGGTGGACAGCGCCGGGACCGGCGGCTGGCACGAGGGCGACGGCGCCGACCCTCGCACCGCCTCCGTCCTGGAGGCCGCCGGCTACGCCCAGGACCACCGGGCCCGGCAGTTCCGGTCCTCCTGGTTCTCCCGCCTGGACCTCGTGATCGCACTCGACTCCGGGCACCTGCGCGACCTGCGGGCACTCGCACCCACTCCGCAGGACGCCGCCAAGGTCCGGCTGCTGCGGTCCTACGATCCGGCGGCCCCCGCCGGGCAGCACGACGTACCGGACCCCTACTACGGGTCGCTCGACGGGTTCGAGGAGTGTCTGGAGCTGGTCGAGGCGGCGAGTCCCGGTCTGCTGGACGCCGTACGCGAGGCGATGAAGGAGCACACCACGTGA
- a CDS encoding phage holin family protein, with product MTNFVVKTLANAAALAVAIWLVHGITLDDGSTMGRRTLTLILVALLFGLVNLIVKPVVKLLSLPLFILTLGLFTLVVNALMLLLTSWLADQFDLSFHVDNFWSALIGGLIISVVSWAANMVLPDND from the coding sequence ATGACGAATTTCGTAGTCAAGACGCTCGCCAACGCGGCGGCCCTGGCCGTGGCCATCTGGCTGGTTCACGGCATCACCCTGGACGACGGCAGCACGATGGGCCGCCGGACGCTGACCCTGATCCTGGTCGCCCTGCTCTTCGGCCTGGTCAACCTCATCGTCAAGCCCGTGGTGAAGCTGCTCTCGCTGCCGCTGTTCATCCTCACGCTCGGCCTGTTCACGCTCGTCGTGAACGCGCTGATGCTGCTGCTGACCTCGTGGCTGGCCGACCAGTTCGACCTCAGTTTCCACGTGGACAACTTCTGGTCGGCGCTGATCGGCGGCCTGATCATCTCTGTCGTCTCCTGGGCCGCGAACATGGTCCTTCCCGACAACGACTGA
- a CDS encoding cupin domain-containing protein, translating into MKAFRLDELEAERAANDGAYLQFLRERNMSVGLYALDAGQIDPQRPHGQDEVYFVVSGRASITVGEETTTVARGSVVYVPAGVPHKFHHITEDLKVMVVFSPPEG; encoded by the coding sequence ATGAAAGCCTTCCGGCTTGACGAGCTCGAAGCGGAGCGGGCCGCCAACGACGGCGCCTATCTGCAGTTCCTGCGCGAGCGGAACATGTCGGTCGGGCTGTACGCCCTCGATGCCGGCCAGATCGATCCGCAGCGGCCGCACGGTCAGGACGAGGTGTACTTCGTCGTCAGCGGGAGGGCTTCGATCACGGTCGGCGAGGAGACCACCACCGTGGCGCGCGGCAGCGTCGTCTACGTCCCGGCGGGGGTCCCGCACAAGTTCCACCACATCACCGAGGACCTGAAGGTGATGGTGGTGTTCTCCCCGCCGGAGGGCTGA
- a CDS encoding DUF5326 family protein produces the protein MNGIREIFAGMPWWVKWVAVPLLALFVFGGVITSILGALISFAFKLLLFVGLVGGLIFVVKKLGRGRSKSSSTEW, from the coding sequence ATGAACGGGATCCGGGAGATATTCGCAGGCATGCCCTGGTGGGTTAAGTGGGTCGCCGTTCCGCTGCTGGCGCTGTTCGTCTTCGGCGGCGTCATCACCAGCATCCTGGGCGCACTGATCTCGTTCGCCTTCAAGCTGCTGCTCTTCGTCGGCCTCGTCGGCGGTCTGATCTTCGTAGTGAAGAAGCTCGGTCGCGGACGTTCGAAGTCCTCCTCCACCGAGTGGTAG
- a CDS encoding IclR family transcriptional regulator, which translates to MPTLIGSVQRALRLLEAAGSHSGGAPAKQLAREAGLPLPTAYHLLRTLTHEGYLHRESGVFVLGAAAGRLAGGALQQKRRSMILDSLAHFRDTVGAPVYFAVYREGEIEVVGVSDTPASPACEEWADFRATGFAHAIGQCLLGQLDESARKDYYDRHPVEAITPYTVRDLRSLENRIGALGRMQPVIERQEYALGTVCAAIPITAGDAAATMAISLPLHHEDRLLYVVDRLRSEVGALLSTLSFSISI; encoded by the coding sequence GTGCCGACACTGATCGGTTCGGTGCAGAGGGCGCTCAGGCTGCTCGAAGCCGCGGGATCCCACAGCGGGGGAGCCCCGGCGAAGCAGCTGGCGCGTGAGGCCGGGCTTCCGCTGCCCACCGCCTACCACCTGCTGCGCACCCTGACGCACGAGGGCTATCTGCACAGAGAGAGCGGAGTCTTCGTACTCGGCGCCGCGGCCGGCAGGCTGGCCGGCGGGGCACTCCAGCAGAAACGTCGCAGCATGATCCTCGACTCGCTCGCGCACTTCCGCGACACGGTCGGGGCGCCCGTCTACTTCGCGGTCTACCGCGAGGGTGAAATCGAGGTCGTGGGTGTCTCGGACACCCCGGCCAGCCCGGCGTGCGAGGAGTGGGCCGACTTCCGTGCGACGGGATTCGCGCACGCGATCGGACAGTGCCTGCTCGGCCAGCTCGACGAGAGCGCGCGCAAGGACTATTACGACCGTCATCCGGTAGAGGCCATCACCCCTTATACCGTGCGCGATCTGCGCTCCTTGGAGAACCGGATCGGAGCCCTCGGGCGAATGCAGCCTGTAATCGAGAGGCAGGAATATGCCCTCGGCACAGTCTGTGCCGCCATCCCCATCACGGCCGGGGATGCGGCCGCGACGATGGCCATTTCTTTGCCCCTGCACCACGAAGATCGATTGCTGTATGTAGTCGATCGACTACGGAGTGAAGTAGGCGCGCTGTTGAGCACCCTCTCGTTCTCTATCAGTATCTGA